From the genome of Desmodus rotundus isolate HL8 chromosome 2, HLdesRot8A.1, whole genome shotgun sequence, one region includes:
- the CLDN8 gene encoding claudin-8, with translation MARSALQYAGLTLGGMGLVGTVAVTIMPQWKVSAFIGGNLVVFENLWEGLWMSCRSQATFRLQCKVYDSLLALPPDLQAARGLLCTAAVLSILAFVTAILGMKCTKCAGDDDGAKRPTLLAAGVLFIIAGLVVLTPVSWVASSIIRDFYNPTLDDGRKRELGEALYLGWTSALAMVAAGAILSCASYTRGESRSYRYSLPSHRATPKSCHTEKKPLSVYSRSQYV, from the coding sequence ATGGCCCGCTCTGCCCTGCAGTATGCTGGACTGACACTGGGCGGCATGGGCCTGGTGGGCACAGTGGCCGTCACCATCATGCCTCAGTGGAAAGTGTCTGCCTTCATCGGGGGCAACCTGGTGGTGTTTGAGAAcctgtgggaggggctgtggatGAGCTGCAGGAGCCAGGCCACCTTCCGGCTGCAGTGCAAGGTCTACGACTCGCTGCTGGCTCTGCCTCCCGACCTGCAGGCGGCCAGGGGGCTGCTGTGCACGGCGGCCGTGCTGTCCATCCTGGCCTTCGTGACAGCCATCCTCGGCATGAAGTGCACCAAGTGCGCCGGGGACGACGACGGGGCCAAGAGACCCACCCTGCTGGCGGCTGGAGTCCTGTTCATCATCGCGGGCCTGGTGGTGCTCACCCCCGTGAGCTGGGTCGCCAGCTCCATCATCAGGGACTTCTACAACCCCACCCTGGACGACGGCCGGAAGCGCGAGCTGGGGGAGGCCCTCTACCTGGGCTGGACCTCGGCGCTGGCGATGGTGGCTGCGGGGGCCATCTTGTCTTGTGCCTCTTACACCCGTGGAGAGAGCAGGAGCTACAGGTACTCCCTGCCTTCCCACCGCGCGACCCCCAAAAGCTGTCACACGGAGAAGAAGCCCCTGAGCGTGTACTCCAGAAGCCAGTATGTGTAG